Proteins co-encoded in one Listeria ivanovii subsp. ivanovii genomic window:
- a CDS encoding GW domain-containing glycosaminoglycan-binding protein translates to MRENKWLKNLLVIMLIIVGSMCINLSTGTKVQAESITSPAPINQLFPDPALAEVMKDTLGKMSVTDEVTQSELDEVKRVDGAQLGIKTIEGTQFLNKLKAFILTRNEIIDIKPLANLKELEELYLAGNKIIDVRSLAELKNLKTLYLFGQVYKNTPLEFQEHITIPNIVRKLSGSLIKPYFISDNGVYMKPNLVWNLSGYLNEVSYSFNYLVKIGEAEANFSGKVIQPLGEYDVIEYNKAHRAIGRIKSGSTHDIWSHPYKTQGSKIVGNICSFIGEDLRIIREAKTTSGTFYQFSVAGDKIGWVEASALTIFHRGPKGELEEVKDPKEGESCQLLNSRRIQFEQILKNGFPDGKKLNQHAFNSLFKSGRKSITFKEILGALINTPNPAKEGSVEYINPITGTSVFVNPDTNEVVGIWPACFKKNMEENPQ, encoded by the coding sequence CGCCTATTAATCAACTTTTTCCAGATCCTGCTTTAGCTGAAGTAATGAAAGATACTTTAGGGAAAATGAGTGTAACCGATGAAGTGACTCAAAGTGAATTGGATGAAGTAAAAAGGGTTGATGGAGCACAATTAGGAATAAAAACTATAGAAGGGACCCAATTTTTAAATAAACTAAAAGCATTTATACTAACCAGAAACGAAATTATAGATATTAAACCATTGGCTAATCTGAAAGAATTAGAGGAATTGTATTTAGCTGGTAATAAGATAATAGACGTTAGAAGTTTAGCGGAATTGAAAAATCTTAAAACATTATATTTATTTGGTCAGGTTTATAAAAATACGCCATTAGAGTTTCAGGAACATATTACTATTCCAAATATAGTACGAAAATTATCAGGAAGTTTGATTAAGCCATATTTTATAAGTGATAATGGGGTTTATATGAAACCTAATTTAGTGTGGAATTTGTCAGGGTATCTAAACGAAGTAAGTTATAGCTTTAATTATTTAGTCAAAATTGGAGAAGCAGAAGCTAATTTTTCTGGCAAAGTAATACAGCCATTAGGTGAGTATGACGTTATCGAATATAATAAAGCCCACAGAGCTATAGGCCGTATTAAATCAGGGAGCACACATGATATTTGGTCGCACCCTTATAAAACTCAAGGTTCGAAAATAGTAGGGAATATTTGTAGCTTTATAGGGGAAGACTTACGCATTATAAGAGAAGCAAAAACGACAAGCGGTACCTTTTATCAATTTAGTGTAGCCGGAGATAAAATCGGTTGGGTAGAAGCATCTGCACTAACGATATTTCATCGAGGACCTAAAGGGGAATTAGAAGAGGTTAAAGATCCTAAGGAAGGTGAAAGTTGTCAGTTATTAAATTCAAGAAGAATTCAATTTGAACAAATATTAAAGAATGGATTTCCTGATGGAAAAAAACTAAACCAACATGCTTTCAATTCGCTCTTTAAATCAGGTAGAAAATCTATTACGTTTAAAGAAATTTTAGGTGCATTAATAAATACACCAAATCCTGCAAAAGAAGGAAGTGTCGAATATATTAACCCAATAACAGGGACTTCCGTTTTTGTTAATCCCGATACAAATGAAGTAGTCGGCATTTGGCCAGCATGTTTTAAAAAAAATATGGAGGAAAATCCACAGTGA